Proteins co-encoded in one Acidobacteriota bacterium genomic window:
- a CDS encoding hemolysin family protein: MTTVIIVVAILIVINALFVAAEFAIISAPRATLIRMASGGSVKATRLLHIIDDPIARDRFIATAQLGITIASLGLGMYGEHSLAEFFEHRLHGSAIEPWVAASTLASVLAIGLLTYLHVVVGEMVPKSFALQYASRTALVVATPMRFFGRLMYPLVVLLNGMGNGILRMLGIEPQGAGVVHTVEEFQYVVRESMKGGALDETGAVLEELLEFSELTAGEVMVPRVRVTGIELGSTPDQLRELIARATHTRYPVFENDLDHIVGVVHIKDVLRALLRDIPLDRTYVHEPRFVPETAGLDQVLKAIIGARTQMILVMDEHGGTAGILTLDDLIEEIVGEVDESIVRRPPMAVDGIGRLVVAGTVRLEELGEELGLDLDHEEIDTVSGIILSILGRPVRVGDVVEYRGLELQVRKARGRGVEECVVIPKKESQPE, from the coding sequence ATGACGACGGTGATCATCGTCGTTGCGATTCTCATCGTCATTAATGCCCTGTTCGTGGCGGCCGAGTTTGCGATCATCAGCGCACCGAGGGCGACGCTGATACGAATGGCGAGCGGCGGCAGCGTCAAGGCGACGAGACTTCTTCACATCATCGACGATCCGATTGCGCGGGATCGATTCATCGCCACCGCCCAGCTCGGAATCACGATCGCAAGCCTCGGGCTCGGAATGTACGGCGAGCACTCGCTCGCTGAATTCTTCGAGCATCGCCTGCACGGCTCCGCCATCGAACCGTGGGTTGCAGCCTCTACTCTCGCGAGCGTTCTGGCGATCGGTCTGCTCACCTACCTTCACGTCGTGGTCGGGGAGATGGTGCCGAAGAGCTTCGCGCTTCAGTACGCGTCGCGAACCGCACTCGTCGTGGCGACGCCAATGAGGTTTTTCGGACGATTGATGTATCCACTCGTCGTCCTCCTGAACGGGATGGGCAACGGCATCCTTCGCATGCTGGGGATCGAGCCGCAGGGGGCGGGCGTCGTCCACACCGTCGAGGAGTTCCAGTACGTCGTGCGCGAGAGCATGAAGGGAGGAGCCCTCGACGAGACCGGCGCCGTTCTCGAGGAGCTTCTCGAGTTCAGCGAGCTGACGGCCGGAGAGGTGATGGTTCCGCGCGTCCGGGTGACCGGGATCGAGCTGGGCTCGACGCCGGATCAGTTGCGCGAGCTCATCGCGCGAGCCACGCATACGCGCTATCCCGTCTTCGAGAACGACCTCGACCATATCGTCGGGGTCGTCCACATCAAGGACGTGCTGAGAGCACTCCTTCGTGACATCCCGCTCGACCGCACCTACGTTCACGAGCCGCGATTCGTGCCGGAGACCGCGGGGCTCGATCAGGTACTCAAGGCGATCATCGGCGCGAGGACCCAGATGATTCTGGTGATGGACGAGCATGGCGGCACCGCGGGCATTCTCACCCTGGATGATCTGATCGAGGAGATCGTCGGTGAGGTCGACGAATCGATCGTTCGAAGGCCGCCGATGGCGGTCGACGGGATCGGGCGGCTCGTGGTGGCCGGCACGGTCCGGCTCGAAGAGCTCGGTGAGGAGCTCGGACTCGACCTCGATCACGAGGAGATCGACACGGTCAGCGGGATCATCCTCTCGATTCTCGGCCGGCCCGTCAGGGTTGGCGACGTCGTCGAGTACCGTGGACTGGAGCTTCAGGTGAGGAAGGCGCGAGGGCGAGGCGTCGAAGAGTGCGTCGTCATCCCGAAAAAGGAGAGCCAGCCGGAGTAG
- a CDS encoding hemolysin family protein: protein MLIVTLVITFFIVLTALYVAAEFGAVAARRSRLKALARDGNALARQMLPIVADTRSLDRYIAACQIGITIASLVLGAYGQARLEPYLSPLFRRFGGFEEVASQTASIVVILTVLTVLQMVIGELVPKSIALRYPTRTAMYTVVPLRWSMSLFSWFISILNGSGILLLRLMGVPYQEGHAHIHSAEDIETMIGELGELKPGHETRLKRAMRLSARPARQLMIPRRHVSGIDVTTPFDEVLTILADSPYTRLPVYRGSMDDVVGILHTKDVVNHYARHGPTGTVEDLQREVLHVPESTTGDDLLDNFRENRTHQAMVVDEFGGVDGLVTLEDLVTDMLGELTDEFKSGDAQPELLPDGRYRVAGQMRLYEVEPLIGFHWEAESETIGGFVSEKLGHIAEEGELLEVDGVTIQVEKVEERAIDSVIITPFDGEEPGS from the coding sequence ATGCTCATCGTAACGCTGGTCATCACATTCTTCATCGTGCTGACGGCGCTGTACGTCGCGGCCGAGTTCGGCGCCGTGGCAGCCCGGCGATCCCGACTGAAAGCTCTTGCCCGGGACGGCAACGCGCTCGCGCGGCAGATGCTGCCGATCGTGGCGGACACGCGGAGCCTCGATCGCTACATCGCCGCCTGCCAGATCGGAATCACGATCGCCAGTCTGGTGCTCGGGGCCTATGGTCAGGCCCGGCTCGAACCCTACCTCAGCCCGCTGTTCAGGCGATTCGGTGGCTTCGAGGAGGTTGCCTCCCAAACGGCCAGCATCGTCGTGATCCTGACCGTGCTCACCGTTCTGCAGATGGTGATCGGCGAGCTCGTCCCGAAGTCGATCGCGCTCCGGTATCCGACCAGAACGGCGATGTACACGGTGGTTCCACTTCGGTGGTCGATGTCGCTCTTCTCCTGGTTCATCTCGATCCTCAACGGCAGCGGGATTCTGCTGCTCCGACTCATGGGCGTGCCGTATCAGGAGGGGCACGCGCACATTCACAGCGCCGAGGACATCGAAACGATGATCGGGGAGCTGGGGGAGCTCAAGCCGGGCCACGAGACGCGGCTGAAGCGCGCGATGCGTCTGAGCGCGCGCCCGGCGAGACAGCTGATGATTCCACGCCGTCACGTCTCCGGAATCGACGTGACCACTCCGTTCGACGAGGTTCTGACGATTCTGGCGGACAGTCCATACACCCGGCTTCCCGTGTACCGCGGTTCGATGGATGACGTCGTGGGGATTCTCCACACGAAGGACGTCGTCAATCATTACGCCCGGCACGGTCCGACCGGAACCGTGGAAGATCTCCAGCGCGAGGTTCTGCATGTTCCGGAGTCGACCACCGGCGATGATCTCCTCGACAACTTCCGCGAGAACCGGACGCACCAGGCGATGGTCGTCGACGAGTTCGGCGGCGTCGACGGACTCGTCACTCTCGAGGATCTCGTCACCGACATGCTCGGGGAGCTGACCGACGAGTTCAAAAGCGGGGATGCCCAGCCGGAGCTCCTGCCGGACGGCCGGTATCGGGTCGCGGGGCAGATGCGTCTCTACGAGGTCGAACCACTGATCGGATTCCACTGGGAAGCGGAGTCAGAAACCATCGGCGGGTTCGTCTCGGAAAAACTCGGACACATCGCGGAGGAGGGAGAGCTCCTCGAAGTCGACGGTGTCACGATCCAGGTCGAAAAAGTCGAGGAACGCGCGATCGACAGCGTGATCATCACGCCATTCGACGGTGAGGAGCCTGGCTCATGA